In one Corallococcus sp. EGB genomic region, the following are encoded:
- a CDS encoding lysophospholipid acyltransferase family protein — protein MLERFSDKVKKGLREWTERMAGEQQSDQLQALARTENEYGVDPFGFNLDYSLAAIAPFMWLYRHYFRVEAYGADRVPAGRVLLVSNHSGQLPLDGAMIGIALMVEGNPPRAIRSMVEKWVPSLPYVSTFMARVGQIVGTPENCRRLLEAEEAILVFPEGTRGLNKLWPQRYQLQEFGLGFMRLALETNTPIVPIAVVGAEEQAPALMNLKPVAKLLGFPSFPITPTGTPFPLPTKYRIYFGDALHFTGRADDEDSELDKKVRTVKASIQAMLHQGLKERRGVFW, from the coding sequence ATGCTGGAGCGTTTCAGCGACAAGGTGAAGAAGGGCCTGCGCGAATGGACCGAGCGCATGGCCGGCGAGCAACAGTCCGACCAACTCCAGGCCCTGGCCCGGACGGAGAACGAGTACGGGGTGGATCCGTTCGGGTTCAACCTGGACTACAGCCTGGCCGCCATCGCCCCGTTCATGTGGCTCTACCGCCACTACTTCCGGGTGGAGGCCTACGGCGCGGACCGCGTGCCCGCCGGCCGCGTGCTGCTGGTGTCCAACCACTCCGGCCAGCTGCCCCTGGACGGCGCGATGATTGGCATCGCTCTGATGGTGGAGGGCAACCCGCCGCGCGCCATCCGCAGCATGGTGGAGAAGTGGGTGCCGTCCCTGCCGTACGTCTCCACGTTCATGGCGCGCGTGGGCCAGATTGTCGGCACGCCGGAGAACTGCCGGCGGCTGCTGGAGGCGGAGGAGGCCATCCTCGTGTTCCCGGAAGGGACGCGCGGGCTCAACAAGCTGTGGCCGCAGCGCTACCAGTTGCAGGAGTTCGGCCTGGGCTTCATGCGGCTGGCGCTGGAGACGAACACGCCCATCGTGCCCATCGCCGTGGTGGGCGCGGAGGAGCAGGCCCCCGCGCTGATGAACCTGAAGCCCGTGGCGAAGCTGCTGGGCTTCCCGTCCTTCCCCATCACCCCCACGGGCACGCCCTTCCCGCTGCCCACGAAGTACCGCATCTACTTCGGCGACGCGCTCCACTTCACCGGCCGCGCGGACGACGAGGACAGCGAGCTGGACAAGAAGGTGCGCACCGTGAAGGCCTCCATCCAGGCGATGCTCCACCAGGGTCTCAAGGAACGCCGGGGTGTGTTCTGGTGA
- a CDS encoding SDR family oxidoreductase produces the protein MSPSHEEKDAAQDKRPAVVVTGISGNLGRTLAKQLHKRERIIGIDRRPFIGKPKDVEMHQLDLRKKKAEDVFRKNEVRAVIHMGIMHDPRMSEEEHHSFNVVGTTRLLEYCAKYGVKKVVVLSSANVYGPSPDNSNFLTEDAPLMAASRFSGVRDLIEVDMLAHSFFWKHPDIETVILRPVHIVGPTIKNAPSNYLRLRHPWTMAGFDPMVQLIHVEDVARAMVEALRPEPKGVYNVVGPGQVPLSAVLRELGHTAIPVPHPVARPLLGLMFRYRLANFPPPELDHIQFLCAVDGNRWVQDVGWKARHSMRDTIRSVIGE, from the coding sequence GTGAGCCCCTCGCACGAAGAGAAGGACGCCGCCCAGGACAAGCGCCCGGCCGTCGTCGTCACCGGCATCAGCGGCAACCTGGGCCGCACGCTGGCCAAACAGCTGCACAAGCGCGAGCGCATCATCGGCATCGACCGGCGTCCCTTCATCGGGAAGCCGAAGGACGTCGAGATGCACCAGCTGGACTTGCGCAAGAAGAAGGCGGAGGACGTCTTCCGCAAGAACGAGGTCCGCGCCGTCATCCACATGGGCATCATGCATGACCCGCGGATGAGCGAGGAGGAGCACCACTCGTTCAACGTCGTGGGGACCACGCGCCTGCTGGAGTACTGCGCGAAGTACGGCGTGAAGAAGGTGGTGGTGCTGTCCTCGGCGAACGTCTACGGCCCCAGCCCGGACAACTCCAACTTCCTCACGGAGGACGCGCCGCTGATGGCCGCGAGCCGCTTCTCCGGCGTGCGCGACCTCATCGAAGTGGACATGCTGGCGCACAGCTTCTTCTGGAAGCACCCCGACATCGAGACGGTCATCCTGCGGCCCGTTCACATCGTGGGGCCCACCATCAAGAACGCGCCGTCCAACTACCTGCGGCTGCGCCACCCGTGGACGATGGCGGGCTTCGACCCCATGGTGCAGCTCATCCACGTGGAGGATGTGGCCCGCGCCATGGTGGAGGCCCTGCGCCCGGAGCCCAAGGGCGTCTACAACGTCGTGGGCCCCGGCCAGGTGCCCCTGTCCGCGGTGCTGCGCGAGCTGGGCCACACCGCGATCCCCGTGCCACACCCCGTGGCCCGGCCGCTCCTGGGACTGATGTTCCGCTACCGGCTGGCCAACTTCCCGCCGCCGGAGCTGGACCACATCCAGTTCCTCTGCGCCGTGGACGGCAACCGCTGGGTCCAGGACGTGGGCTGGAAGGCCCGCCACTCCATGCGCGACACCATCCGCTCCGTCATCGGGGAGTAG